One Temnothorax longispinosus isolate EJ_2023e chromosome 8, Tlon_JGU_v1, whole genome shotgun sequence genomic region harbors:
- the LOC139818256 gene encoding uncharacterized protein, with protein sequence FENDIVFVILLSTYQKQKRHYSKKKFWVAPLFQNHNKYGFYKAILPNVRLESARFLNYFRMSSTQLENLLQIVGPKLQKQTHIREPVSAEERLCLTLRYLACGDSMVSISYQYLLGCTTISNIISETCEAIWNMCPVVLPSSLTKEDWLRIAADFENQCNFPHCIGAIDGKHIVI encoded by the exons tttgaaaATGATATCGTTTTTGTTATATTGTTATCGACATATCAGAAACAAAAAAGAcattattcgaaaaaaaaattttgggtCGCACCACTTTTTcaaaatcataataaatatgGATTTTACAAAGCTATTTTACCAAATGTGAGATTAGAAAGTGCAAgatttctgaattattttcgtATGTCATCAACGCAACTGGaaaatttactacaaattGTTGGACCGAAACTTCAAAAGCAGACACATATTAGAGAGCCTGTCAGTGCTGAAGAACGTTTGTGTTTGACTCTAAG atatttggCTTGTGGCGACTCAATGGTATCAATATCATACCAGTACTTATTAGGATGTAcaacaataagtaatattatatccGAAACATGTGAAGCAATTTGGAACATGTGTCCAGTTGTCCTTCCATCATCTTTAACAAAGGAAGATTGGCTGCGTATTGCAGCAGATTTTGAAAATCAATGCAATTTTCCTCATTGCATTGGTGCCATCGATGGAAAACACATTGTTATTtaa
- the LOC139817409 gene encoding putative nuclease HARBI1, whose product MYTYNNVLFQCPANAGSTYYNYKHSHSVVLMAICDANYLFTFVDIGAYGRRSDGGIFRECQFGKKFEQKKLNVPNAETIFENGPILPYCLVGDEAFPLKEYLLQPYPGRGGLNKKKYIFNYRLSRARRTIENTFGIFASQWRILRKPIISTVETAEKIVQAIVCLHNWLRKQDINHNDFCTAYREIRRTGSYMSTKSSIEIREKFCTYFNNEGSVPWQNDYI is encoded by the coding sequence atgtatacttataataatgtaCTTTTTCAGTGTCCTGCTAATGCTGGCTCTacatattataactataaacACAGCCATAGTGTTGTTTTAATGGCAATATGTGATGCCAATTACTTATTCACATTTGTCGATATTGGAGCCTATGGAAGACGCAGCGATGGTGGTATTTTTAGAGAATGTCAGTTTGGCAAaaaatttgaacaaaaaaagCTAAATGTACCAAATGCAGAGactatttttgaaaatggtCCCATACTACCATATTGCCTCGTTGGAGATGAAGCATTCCCTTTGAAGGAATATTTGTTGCAACCATATCCAGGAAGGGGcggattaaataaaaaaaaatatatatttaactatcGCTTGAGCCGTGCCAGACGCACTATTGAAAATACATTTGGTATTTTTGCCTCTCAGTGGCGAATATTAAGAAAACCAATAATCAGTACAGTAGAAACTGCAGAAAAAATTGTGCAAGCCATTGTGTGCTTGCATAATTGGTTAAGAAAGCAAGACATAAATCATAATGATTTTTGTACTGCCTATCGTGAAATTCGTCGTACAGGATCATATATGAGTACTAAATCAAGTATAGAAATAAGGGAAAAGTTTTGTACATACTTTAATAATGAAGGATCTGTACCTTGGCAAAAtgattatatctaa
- the LOC139817410 gene encoding uncharacterized protein, translating into MCENGSILRRSAIDDQEVTVQESLENITNKRKNTRKKLSITEKQELLELEEQLILEVQAREALWNPQLDLSLRSRKATTQLWKEISETLNGKLSDKEAKTKFKSLHDTEELLAMNRWLVVQKDLLK; encoded by the exons atGTGCG aAAATGGAAGTATTTTAAGAAGAAGTGCAATTGATGATCAAGAAGTAACGGTACAAGAAAGTTTAGAaaacataacaaataaaagaaaaaatacaaggaaaaaattaagtattacaGAAAAGCAGGAGTTGCTAGAATTAGaagaacaattaattttagaagtACAGGCACGCGAAGCATTATGGAATCCACAATTGGATTTGTCACTCCGTAGCAGAAAAGCAACGACACAATTATGGAAAGAAATTTCTGAAACATTAAATG GAAAACTGTCGGACAAAGAAGCAAAGACAAAGTTTAAATCCCTGCATGATACAGAAGAATTGTTAGCAATGAATCGTTGGCTAGTGGTTCAGAAAGACCTGCTAAAATGA
- the LOC139818257 gene encoding voltage-dependent calcium channel type A subunit alpha-1-like, giving the protein MLNLVLGVLSGEFAKEREKVENRQTFLKLRRQQQLERELNCYLNWICKAEEVILAEERTTEEEKMHILEVRRKAAAKKKKLKNLGKSKSTDTEEEEEGENDQDDGFSRASYFKSKVKKHEAETL; this is encoded by the coding sequence ATGCTGAACTTAGTTCTTGGTGTCTTGAGCGGAGAGTTtgcaaaagagagagagaaggtgGAGAACCGGCAGACCTTCCTGAAGTTGCGAAGACAGCAGCAGCTTGAGCGCGAACTGAATTGTTATCTCAATTGGATCTGCAAAGCAGAGGAGGTGATACTAGCCGAAGAGAGGACCACGGAAGAGGAGAAAATGCACATATTAGAAGTAAGAAGAAAAGCAGCggcaaagaagaaaaagctaAAGAATCTTGGCAAGAGCAAAAGCACCGAcacggaggaggaggaggagggcgAAAACGACCAGGACGATGGGTTCTCGAGAGCCTCCTACTTCAAGTCGAAGGTGAAGAAACACGAGGCCGAAACGTTGTGA